From a single Nitrospirota bacterium genomic region:
- the hisI gene encoding phosphoribosyl-AMP cyclohydrolase yields MLPELKYDEKGLIPAIIQDAENNEVLMMAYMDETALKKTIETGKTHFWSRSRQKYWMKGETSGNVQLVKEISYDCDEDTLLIKVKQVGSGACHTGNRSCFYRSIG; encoded by the coding sequence ATGCTGCCGGAACTTAAATATGATGAAAAGGGTCTTATCCCCGCGATAATACAGGATGCAGAAAACAACGAGGTCTTGATGATGGCCTATATGGATGAGACTGCTTTGAAAAAGACAATCGAAACCGGTAAGACCCATTTCTGGAGCCGTTCAAGGCAGAAATACTGGATGAAAGGTGAGACCTCAGGCAATGTGCAGCTTGTGAAAGAGATTTCCTATGACTGTGATGAAGATACGTTATTGATAAAGGTCAAACAGGTTGGCTCCGGCGCCTGCCACACAGGAAACAGAAGCTGTTTTTACAGGAGTATTGGGTAA
- a CDS encoding histidine triad nucleotide-binding protein, with amino-acid sequence MGCIFCKIVERKLPAKVIYEDDLSLAFEDINPQSPVHTLVIPKKHISTNLDIKEEDNALIGHLFQVANKIVRDKGIAERGFRLVMNCNPESGQAVYHIHLHILGGRRMHWPPG; translated from the coding sequence ATGGGCTGTATATTCTGCAAGATTGTAGAGAGGAAACTGCCTGCAAAGGTTATTTATGAAGATGACCTTTCGCTCGCCTTTGAAGACATTAATCCCCAGTCACCTGTGCATACCCTTGTGATACCTAAAAAACATATCTCCACGAACCTTGATATTAAAGAAGAGGACAATGCCCTTATCGGCCATCTATTTCAGGTTGCAAATAAAATAGTTAGGGACAAGGGCATTGCCGAGAGGGGCTTCAGGCTTGTGATGAACTGCAATCCTGAATCAGGGCAGGCAGTTTACCACATACACCTCCACATCCTCGGCGGCCGCAGGATGCACTGGCCTCCGGGATAA
- a CDS encoding YraN family protein produces MKIGDEAEALAAGFLKRKGYRIIEKNYKTPFGEIDIIARDGGTLVFVEVKSRESLSFGKPFEAVSAVKRKKIANVALSYLKRLKEEPACRFDVVSIFFKDGEPQVELIRDAFEV; encoded by the coding sequence ATGAAAATCGGAGATGAGGCAGAGGCACTTGCTGCAGGGTTTCTCAAAAGAAAGGGCTATAGGATCATTGAGAAAAATTATAAGACACCCTTTGGAGAAATCGATATAATCGCCAGAGATGGCGGGACCCTTGTTTTTGTAGAGGTAAAATCCAGGGAGAGTCTTAGTTTTGGCAAGCCATTTGAGGCTGTGAGTGCAGTGAAAAGAAAAAAGATAGCAAATGTTGCCCTGTCATACCTCAAAAGGCTTAAAGAAGAGCCTGCCTGCCGCTTTGATGTGGTTTCAATTTTTTTTAAAGACGGCGAGCCACAAGTCGAACTTATAAGGGATGCCTTTGAGGTTTAA
- a CDS encoding S41 family peptidase, protein MEVKMHRRKLIILWVIILLVAFSGVMIGRWSTRSVSAEGEPYEELKVFTEIMTLVKKNYVEETKNKDLVYGAIKGMLYSLDPHSYFMTPDAFKEMQVDTKGEFGGLGIQIGIKNNALTVIAPIDDTPAYKAGIKAGDKIIKINNESTKDMGLQDAVSKLRGPKGTSVTITIIREGWKEPRDFKIIREIIKIQSVKNKVLDDRIGYIKISQFQEKTAADLAEALKKLDAEKINSLILDMRNNPGGLLNIAVDVSSQFLPSGKLVVYIKGREGERTEYYTNSKKPHYEYPMVVLVNEGSASASEIVAGALKDWGRAVIIGNQTFGKGSVQTVIPLSDGSGLKLTTAKYYTPKDKSIQTTGITPDIVVKLEAKKGVSEHPVLREKDLERHLENEQQKEKETEKETVPVEVSEKDDTQLQRAIDLLKTWKIFREMPKTG, encoded by the coding sequence ATGGAGGTTAAGATGCATAGGCGAAAGTTAATTATTTTATGGGTCATTATCCTGCTGGTTGCTTTCTCAGGTGTAATGATTGGCCGGTGGAGTACCAGAAGCGTAAGCGCAGAAGGAGAGCCGTATGAAGAGCTAAAGGTGTTTACAGAGATCATGACCCTGGTAAAGAAAAACTATGTGGAGGAAACAAAAAATAAGGACCTTGTATATGGCGCGATAAAGGGCATGTTGTATTCCCTTGACCCGCACTCCTACTTTATGACACCCGATGCCTTCAAGGAAATGCAGGTAGATACAAAAGGAGAGTTCGGGGGACTTGGGATACAGATAGGGATTAAGAACAATGCTCTCACAGTAATAGCACCCATAGATGATACACCGGCTTATAAAGCAGGGATAAAGGCAGGCGACAAAATTATCAAGATAAACAACGAGTCCACAAAAGATATGGGGCTACAGGATGCAGTGTCAAAGCTGAGGGGACCGAAAGGGACATCAGTAACTATAACCATAATAAGGGAAGGATGGAAGGAACCCAGGGATTTCAAAATTATAAGGGAAATAATAAAAATCCAGAGCGTAAAAAACAAGGTCCTGGATGACAGAATCGGATATATAAAGATAAGCCAATTCCAGGAAAAAACTGCAGCAGACCTTGCAGAGGCATTGAAAAAGCTCGATGCAGAGAAAATAAATTCTTTAATCCTTGATATGAGAAACAACCCTGGAGGGCTTTTGAACATCGCTGTTGATGTGTCAAGTCAATTCCTCCCTTCTGGAAAACTCGTAGTATACATAAAGGGAAGAGAGGGTGAGAGGACAGAGTATTACACCAACAGCAAGAAGCCCCATTACGAGTATCCAATGGTCGTCCTTGTTAATGAGGGAAGTGCCAGTGCATCAGAAATTGTGGCAGGAGCCCTGAAAGATTGGGGAAGGGCTGTAATCATTGGAAACCAGACTTTCGGAAAAGGTTCTGTCCAGACAGTAATACCTTTAAGCGATGGCTCAGGGCTAAAACTCACTACTGCAAAATATTACACTCCCAAGGATAAATCTATCCAGACTACAGGAATTACACCCGACATAGTAGTCAAACTTGAGGCCAAAAAAGGTGTCTCTGAACATCCGGTGCTCAGGGAGAAAGACCTTGAGAGACACCTTGAAAACGAGCAGCAAAAGGAAAAAGAGACTGAAAAAGAGACTGTTCCTGTCGAGGTATCTGAAAAAGACGATACACAACTGCAGAGGGCAATTGACCTTCTCAAGACATGGAAGATATTCAGAGAGATGCCAAAGACAGGATAA
- a CDS encoding peptidoglycan DD-metalloendopeptidase family protein: MGNRKWEVGNKKSVLTSHFLLLTSCFLLLTSYFLPAHAADPKSEYKKLQERLNEEKKKAKEALRHEQSILSELEEIDKALAEKSKELRRYDRRIKENQAGIKIIEEDIKTLSSKLEARKRFLKERLRSLYKQQRSEAIAILLSAEDYQDLMRKTKHMSLLAYHDRKVMEDYNRELIELDARMHLLETLQKELEINNQRVKDKQEEMQLERQRKYQILASIKHEKTYHENMIKELEESSRRLLELIKELEKKELPPPTTGTGFASLKGRLIWPVEGKVLVPFGSHKNPEFNIPVFKNGIEIQANAGEPAKAVYRGRVVYADWFKGYGQLLIINHGDGYHSLYAHLSEIFHKTGDIIKEQQVIGKVGESGMLNIPSLYFEIRHKGKPLNPTQWLRKK, translated from the coding sequence ATGGGAAATAGGAAATGGGAAGTAGGAAATAAGAAATCAGTTCTTACTTCTCACTTCTTACTTCTTACTTCTTGCTTCTTACTTCTTACCTCTTACTTCTTACCGGCCCATGCAGCAGACCCAAAAAGCGAGTATAAAAAACTTCAGGAAAGACTCAACGAGGAAAAGAAAAAGGCAAAAGAGGCCCTGAGACACGAGCAATCCATCCTGTCAGAGCTGGAAGAAATAGATAAGGCGCTGGCAGAAAAATCAAAAGAGCTGAGGCGTTATGACAGGCGTATCAAAGAAAACCAGGCAGGGATTAAAATTATTGAAGAAGATATAAAAACCCTTAGCAGCAAATTGGAGGCGAGGAAAAGATTTTTAAAGGAACGGCTCAGGAGTTTATACAAACAGCAACGCAGTGAAGCTATAGCAATACTGTTATCAGCAGAAGATTACCAGGACCTGATGAGAAAAACCAAACATATGAGCTTACTTGCCTATCACGACCGCAAAGTTATGGAAGACTATAACCGCGAGCTGATAGAACTTGATGCAAGAATGCATCTGCTGGAGACCCTGCAGAAAGAGCTCGAGATAAACAACCAAAGGGTAAAAGACAAACAGGAAGAGATGCAGTTAGAGCGGCAGCGTAAATACCAAATCCTCGCTTCTATTAAACATGAAAAAACCTATCATGAAAATATGATAAAAGAACTTGAGGAATCTTCCAGAAGACTCCTCGAACTGATCAAAGAGCTTGAGAAAAAAGAACTTCCTCCACCCACAACTGGAACGGGGTTTGCCAGCCTGAAAGGCAGGCTCATCTGGCCTGTTGAGGGAAAAGTCCTTGTGCCGTTTGGGAGCCACAAAAACCCGGAGTTTAATATTCCAGTTTTTAAAAATGGCATCGAGATACAGGCAAATGCAGGGGAACCTGCAAAAGCTGTTTACAGGGGAAGAGTTGTATATGCTGACTGGTTCAAAGGGTACGGACAACTGCTTATCATCAACCACGGGGACGGCTATCATAGCCTATATGCACATCTTTCTGAGATTTTTCATAAGACAGGTGATATAATAAAAGAGCAACAGGTTATAGGTAAGGTAGGTGAGTCTGGTATGCTTAATATACCAAGTCTGTATTTTGAAATCAGGCATAAAGGGAAACCACTCAACCCCACTCAATGGTTGAGGAAAAAATAA
- a CDS encoding ABC transporter permease translates to MKSFLYSLRVSILSLWREKWINLLTMLSISVGFLVLGTFALVTFNIDLTLNRWAEGFGLVVYLKDNISESEKNSLKERLKKDSDIVEVKYISKDVAFAEMKRSLKSINPGLESLEENPLPDSIELRLRRDVIEPVRIKEKASKIKTLSGVEDVQYGEKWLSSLNSIARVMKIIGLLLGSVISVAIAFATYSTIKILFYRKNEEIETLKLLGATKIFIKAPFLIEGFIIGLIGGTIGSLTLFGLYSFITTRAVNFLPSIKGSLVFLPPEAYPAIPIAGAIISTLGSFLALGKIKY, encoded by the coding sequence GTGAAAAGTTTTCTTTATTCTCTCAGAGTCTCCATTCTAAGCCTCTGGCGTGAAAAATGGATAAACCTGCTTACGATGCTGAGTATTTCAGTCGGCTTCCTCGTACTTGGCACCTTTGCCCTGGTTACTTTTAATATCGATTTAACCCTGAATCGCTGGGCAGAAGGCTTTGGCCTTGTTGTATATCTCAAAGACAACATAAGTGAGAGCGAGAAAAATTCTTTAAAGGAACGCCTGAAAAAAGACAGTGATATAGTTGAAGTAAAATATATATCAAAAGATGTTGCCTTCGCAGAGATGAAACGCTCCTTAAAGTCGATTAACCCCGGCCTTGAGAGTCTTGAGGAGAATCCCCTGCCTGATTCTATAGAGCTCAGGCTCAGGAGAGATGTGATAGAGCCTGTCAGAATAAAAGAAAAAGCCTCAAAGATAAAAACGCTTTCTGGTGTTGAAGATGTTCAATATGGAGAAAAATGGCTCTCATCATTAAATTCAATAGCCAGGGTCATGAAGATTATCGGCCTGCTTCTCGGCAGCGTAATATCCGTAGCAATAGCCTTTGCCACTTACAGCACAATCAAAATCCTTTTTTACAGAAAGAACGAAGAGATAGAGACACTTAAACTCCTCGGTGCAACTAAGATATTTATTAAAGCACCCTTTCTTATAGAAGGTTTCATCATAGGACTCATTGGAGGTACTATTGGGTCTCTAACCCTCTTTGGACTATATTCTTTTATAACCACGCGGGCTGTAAATTTCCTGCCATCAATTAAGGGCAGCCTTGTATTTCTACCACCTGAAGCCTATCCAGCCATACCCATCGCAGGAGCAATAATAAGCACACTGGGGAGTTTTTTAGCCCTCGGTAAAATAAAGTACTGA
- the ftsE gene encoding cell division ATP-binding protein FtsE, producing MIQFLNVSKHYDSLTALNGVNFSIDRGEMAFVTGPSGAGKTTLLRLIYRAEKPDEGQIFVAGWDVSKLRENTIPFLRRNVGVIFQDFRLLSNKSIFDNVALALRIHGHPFRETREKVNEVLKNVGLRQKADSLPQHLSGGEQQRAVIARAMVSEPTVLLADEPTGNLDPETASTIMKLFNEINTRGTTVLIATHHRDLFVSTGRRVICLKNGEVYKEETG from the coding sequence ATGATCCAGTTTTTAAACGTCTCAAAACACTATGACTCCCTGACTGCATTGAATGGAGTAAATTTCTCCATTGACAGGGGAGAGATGGCTTTTGTCACAGGACCGAGCGGCGCTGGAAAAACCACCCTCCTCAGACTTATATACAGGGCAGAAAAGCCAGACGAAGGCCAGATATTTGTAGCAGGCTGGGATGTAAGCAAACTCAGGGAAAACACTATACCATTTCTAAGAAGAAACGTAGGTGTAATCTTTCAGGATTTTAGACTGCTCTCCAACAAAAGCATTTTTGACAATGTAGCCCTTGCCCTGAGGATTCATGGCCATCCTTTCAGGGAGACAAGAGAGAAGGTAAATGAGGTGCTTAAAAATGTCGGTCTAAGGCAGAAGGCAGACAGCCTTCCGCAACACCTCTCTGGTGGGGAACAACAGAGAGCCGTTATAGCGCGGGCAATGGTATCAGAGCCTACAGTCCTTCTCGCTGATGAGCCAACCGGCAATCTTGACCCGGAAACAGCATCCACCATTATGAAGCTCTTCAATGAAATAAATACCAGAGGGACTACTGTCCTTATTGCCACACATCACAGGGACCTCTTTGTTAGCACAGGGCGCAGAGTAATTTGCCTCAAAAATGGAGAGGTGTATAAGGAGGAAACAGGGTGA
- a CDS encoding transketolase family protein has protein sequence MQGTEHRLKSTEKKPAATRDAYGEVLLELGRKHPEIVVLDADLSGSTKTGKFAKAFPERFFNIGISEQDMVGTAAGLALSGKLPFASTFAIFETGRAWEQIRQTICYSNTNVKLVATHGGITVGEDGASHQALEDIALMRVLPNMTVIVPADAIETTSVINAMVDYRGPTYIRLGRVKVPQVMPEDYCFKLGKAYVFHMGKDANIIANGIMVEAALRASETLKSEGLDAGVINMSTVKPLDENTILKAAKTSRAIVTAEEHSIIGGLGSGVCEVLSENHPIPVKRIGVRDAFGCSGDPMALLKLYGLTTEDIVTAVKEALKL, from the coding sequence ATGCAGGGCACAGAGCATAGATTAAAGAGCACAGAAAAAAAACCAGCGGCAACAAGGGATGCTTATGGAGAAGTTTTGCTGGAACTTGGCAGAAAACATCCTGAGATAGTGGTCCTTGACGCTGACCTCTCAGGCTCCACAAAGACAGGGAAATTTGCAAAAGCCTTCCCGGAAAGGTTTTTCAATATAGGCATTTCAGAACAGGACATGGTAGGGACAGCAGCCGGGCTTGCCCTATCAGGGAAACTTCCTTTTGCCTCTACCTTTGCCATCTTTGAGACAGGGAGGGCATGGGAACAGATAAGGCAGACTATCTGCTATTCGAACACAAATGTAAAACTCGTTGCTACCCACGGCGGCATAACTGTAGGCGAGGACGGCGCATCCCATCAGGCATTAGAGGATATTGCACTTATGAGGGTCCTGCCAAATATGACGGTTATAGTACCTGCAGATGCCATAGAAACTACATCAGTGATAAATGCAATGGTGGATTACAGGGGGCCAACATATATCAGGCTCGGAAGAGTAAAAGTCCCGCAGGTGATGCCAGAAGACTATTGCTTTAAACTGGGGAAGGCATATGTATTTCACATGGGTAAAGATGCCAATATAATTGCCAATGGCATAATGGTTGAGGCTGCCCTGAGGGCATCTGAAACTCTTAAATCAGAAGGCCTGGATGCAGGAGTAATCAATATGTCTACGGTAAAACCTCTCGATGAAAACACCATCCTTAAGGCTGCAAAAACTTCAAGGGCCATAGTGACAGCAGAAGAACATTCAATAATCGGTGGGCTTGGCAGCGGAGTTTGTGAAGTTCTTTCTGAAAACCACCCGATCCCCGTAAAAAGAATAGGCGTCAGAGACGCCTTTGGCTGCTCTGGCGACCCAATGGCACTGTTGAAGCTTTATGGCCTTACTACAGAGGATATAGTAACTGCTGTAAAAGAGGCGCTAAAATTATGA
- a CDS encoding transketolase has protein sequence MPEKTADIKTLQDMARTIRVDILKMLSEAGSGHTGGSLSAADIVTAIYFSKMRYNPKDPEWKERDRFVLSKGHAAPLLYAALARAGYFPLEMLSTLRKIGSPLQGHPNCRSLPGIEVSTGSLGQGLSVANGMAIGLRLDRIPARVYCLLGDGEVQEGQVWEAAMTAAHYGLDNLCAIIDNNGLQIDGPVEEVMRVSPLPEKWKAFGWHVIEIDGHNMAEILNALDEAEGIKGKPTIIIAHTIKGKGVSIFEGKVEYHGVAPTPDELAKALKELGHG, from the coding sequence ATGCCAGAAAAGACAGCAGACATAAAGACGCTTCAGGATATGGCAAGGACAATAAGGGTTGATATTCTAAAAATGCTCTCAGAGGCAGGTTCTGGCCATACAGGAGGCTCACTTTCTGCAGCAGACATTGTTACTGCAATTTATTTTTCGAAGATGAGATATAACCCGAAAGACCCTGAGTGGAAAGAGAGGGACAGATTTGTCTTATCAAAAGGCCACGCCGCACCCCTGCTGTATGCTGCACTTGCGAGGGCAGGGTATTTCCCCTTAGAAATGCTCTCCACACTCAGAAAAATCGGAAGTCCCCTACAGGGGCATCCGAACTGCAGGAGTCTGCCGGGAATTGAGGTTTCTACAGGTTCCCTCGGTCAGGGACTCTCAGTTGCAAACGGCATGGCTATAGGACTGCGGCTCGATAGAATTCCCGCAAGGGTATACTGTCTTCTGGGCGATGGTGAGGTTCAGGAAGGCCAGGTATGGGAGGCTGCCATGACAGCGGCACACTACGGCCTTGATAATCTCTGCGCTATTATAGACAATAATGGATTACAGATAGACGGCCCTGTAGAAGAAGTCATGAGGGTCTCACCTCTGCCTGAAAAGTGGAAGGCCTTTGGCTGGCATGTAATTGAAATAGACGGACATAACATGGCAGAAATTCTAAATGCCCTTGATGAGGCTGAAGGCATTAAAGGGAAGCCAACAATTATTATCGCACATACGATAAAAGGCAAGGGTGTTTCCATTTTTGAGGGGAAGGTAGAATATCACGGTGTTGCACCAACACCTGATGAGCTTGCAAAGGCCCTTAAAGAGCTCGGCCATGGGTGA
- a CDS encoding formate dehydrogenase accessory protein FdhE codes for MKETIEELLDVYKQLKSIYEDFISEHQIIISDRKDAIPSPKNGEPLMQSIEIPNRSELIEAIKKRLSFTFPMEELSDFIIEKPINLYMARTFNKNLSTSLDASICPVCALKPSLGILKQDNIKNLFCTGCETEWRWKRIGCPHCGELEGEKIDIIYVKDQEGYRVEACTSCGSYIKVIDSRLIPDIPADIADIKSIALDVIAQDKGFARRSPNAIGLMGS; via the coding sequence ATGAAAGAAACCATCGAAGAACTCCTCGATGTATATAAGCAGCTAAAAAGTATTTATGAAGACTTTATCTCAGAACACCAGATCATAATATCAGATAGAAAAGATGCTATACCCTCTCCAAAGAATGGCGAACCATTGATGCAATCAATAGAAATCCCGAACAGAAGTGAACTTATTGAAGCAATAAAAAAGCGCCTGTCATTCACCTTCCCGATGGAAGAGTTGTCAGATTTTATAATCGAAAAGCCCATTAACCTTTATATGGCCAGAACCTTTAATAAAAATTTAAGCACATCATTGGATGCTTCGATATGCCCTGTCTGTGCCCTGAAACCTTCCCTCGGCATATTAAAACAGGACAATATAAAAAATCTGTTCTGCACTGGCTGTGAGACTGAGTGGAGGTGGAAAAGGATCGGATGCCCACATTGCGGAGAATTGGAGGGGGAGAAGATAGATATAATTTATGTCAAAGATCAGGAAGGATACAGGGTAGAGGCATGCACCTCATGCGGTTCATATATAAAGGTTATAGATTCAAGGTTAATTCCAGACATCCCTGCAGATATTGCAGACATAAAGAGCATAGCACTTGATGTCATTGCCCAGGATAAAGGCTTCGCCCGCAGAAGCCCGAATGCCATAGGGCTTATGGGAAGTTAG